The nucleotide window AAAACGTATGGCTTTTTTTTCTTTGATAATGCGCTGCCATACTAAGCGCTTTTCCTCATCACTGAAGAATACCCAGTTCGACACTTCAAATGCGGTCCGCCCGCAGCCCATGCAGACCTCGTCAAAAAGAGTGGAGCAAACGCCAATACAAGGGCTATCGGGCAGATCATGAGGTTCGGAGGACATCGCGTTGTGGCGTGAGGTTAGTGCTGAGTAAAGCAATCAAGTGACGTTATTTTACAGTGTGCGCTGCTTTTACGAGTTGCTTTGCCATTTCTTGCAGCATATTTTGCGCGGCTTCATCTTTAAGTTGGTCTTGTTCATTGAAGGCGAGGTGTGCCTGGCTGACGGTGACCATCTGTGGCAAAACCCGACTGTTCAGGGTTAAGGTTAATAAATGACGCAACGCTAAAAGTCCGCGATATCCTCCATAATAGCCTGGTGAAGCACTGCCAATCGCGAAAATAGGCTGGCCAAAGGCAGCGAGTTTGCCGCCATTGTCATTGACGCGAGAGATCCAAGCAATGGCATTCAGGAGCAACGGTGGAACGCTGGCATTGTATTCAGGGCTGGCAATAAACACGCCCTGATGCGCAGCTAGGGTAGCATGCAAGGTCTGTGCCGCGGTTGGTACGCCGCTGGCTTCCTCTAGATTGCCGTCATAAATTGGCAGTGGATAATCAGCTAGATCTAATAGAGTCACCTGTGCGTTAAGCGCCTCGAGTTGCTGAGCGGCTGCTTTGGCCAGCGAAAGGTTATGGGAACCGGTGCGCAGTGAACCAGCAAAGACGAGGATGCGAGGAGCGTTCATATAGGCCTCTAAAGTAAGATAGGGTTTGCAACAACAGAGCTGTAAGTTTATTACGACGGTATCGTATATTTTTTATAACGATGGTCGCTTTCGCTAGACTTTGGTGATATTTTTGCGTTTTTCAAGAGCAGGTTTCGCCTCGCGTTAAAATCAGGAAGCGTAAAATGAAGATTAAAATGAATCGCTGTCGAGCTTTTTCTGCTGCATCGTTTTTGCTCAATTTATTTCAACGCCTTTTCCGCCGGCCGCAGTTTTTGCTCGCATTCATCTGTGTCGCTCCCTTTGCGTGGGCCGGCCCCAATGAGGCACGGCTGAATATTTATAACTGGTCTGACTATATCGCAAAGGATACGATTG belongs to Mycoavidus sp. B2-EB and includes:
- a CDS encoding DUF1289 domain-containing protein, which produces MSSEPHDLPDSPCIGVCSTLFDEVCMGCGRTAFEVSNWVFFSDEEKRLVWQRIIKEKKAIRFTRGPT
- a CDS encoding NADPH-dependent FMN reductase — its product is MNAPRILVFAGSLRTGSHNLSLAKAAAQQLEALNAQVTLLDLADYPLPIYDGNLEEASGVPTAAQTLHATLAAHQGVFIASPEYNASVPPLLLNAIAWISRVNDNGGKLAAFGQPIFAIGSASPGYYGGYRGLLALRHLLTLTLNSRVLPQMVTVSQAHLAFNEQDQLKDEAAQNMLQEMAKQLVKAAHTVK